In a single window of the Pseudogemmatithrix spongiicola genome:
- the odhB gene encoding 2-oxoglutarate dehydrogenase complex dihydrolipoyllysine-residue succinyltransferase produces the protein MIEIKVPPLGESITEATVSRWLKQEGEAIAVGDTLVELETDKITVEVPALNAGVLRKRLKNEGDVVQLAETLGHLEEGASAGAAPAAAAPAPSAPAAPAPGAPSAPAAPAAPAAPVAAPSTGDLRAAPSAQKLAAATGVDLSTVQGSGRGGVISKPDVVAASAAPAPTKANVPAPAPTTAPVKAAPAPAPRPEGTRETREKMTTRRKRIAENLLQAQHATAHLTTFNEIDMSAVSAVRERMKERVEKEHGVKLSFMPFFAKAACMALKAYPVVNAQIDGDSVIYKHYVNLGIAVASEQGLVVPNVKDADRMGMVGFSRAMNAVAKRARDGKLTMDDLTGGTFTITNGGVFGSLVSTPIINYPQVAILGLHKIQERPVAIDGKVEIRPMMYVALSYDHRIIDGQQAVLFLVRVKELMEDPAAMLIDD, from the coding sequence ATGATCGAGATCAAGGTCCCCCCCCTCGGTGAATCGATCACCGAGGCGACCGTCTCCCGCTGGCTCAAGCAGGAAGGCGAAGCCATCGCGGTCGGCGACACGCTCGTCGAACTTGAGACGGATAAGATCACCGTCGAAGTGCCCGCCCTCAATGCCGGTGTGCTGCGCAAGCGCCTGAAGAATGAAGGCGACGTAGTGCAGCTGGCTGAGACGCTCGGCCACTTGGAAGAAGGTGCCAGCGCGGGTGCCGCGCCAGCCGCGGCGGCTCCTGCCCCCAGCGCTCCCGCAGCGCCGGCACCGGGCGCTCCCAGCGCGCCGGCCGCACCCGCTGCCCCTGCGGCTCCCGTCGCCGCGCCCAGCACTGGCGACCTCCGCGCCGCGCCGTCGGCGCAGAAGCTCGCCGCCGCCACGGGCGTCGACCTCTCGACGGTGCAAGGCAGCGGCCGCGGCGGCGTGATCTCCAAGCCCGATGTCGTCGCCGCGAGCGCCGCTCCGGCGCCGACGAAGGCCAACGTCCCCGCTCCGGCGCCGACCACCGCCCCGGTGAAGGCCGCGCCCGCGCCCGCGCCGCGCCCCGAGGGCACGCGCGAGACGCGCGAGAAGATGACGACGCGCCGCAAGCGCATCGCCGAGAACCTCCTGCAGGCGCAGCACGCGACGGCGCACCTGACGACGTTCAATGAGATCGACATGAGCGCCGTGAGCGCCGTGCGCGAACGCATGAAAGAGCGCGTCGAGAAGGAGCATGGCGTGAAGCTCAGCTTCATGCCGTTCTTCGCCAAGGCCGCCTGCATGGCGCTCAAGGCCTACCCGGTGGTGAACGCGCAGATCGACGGCGACTCCGTCATCTACAAGCACTACGTGAACCTCGGCATCGCCGTGGCCAGCGAGCAGGGCCTGGTCGTGCCGAACGTGAAGGACGCCGACCGCATGGGCATGGTCGGCTTCTCGCGCGCCATGAACGCGGTCGCCAAGCGCGCGCGCGACGGCAAGCTCACGATGGACGACCTTACCGGCGGCACGTTCACGATCACCAACGGCGGCGTGTTCGGCTCGTTGGTCTCCACGCCGATCATCAACTACCCGCAGGTCGCCATCCTCGGACTCCACAAGATCCAGGAGCGGCCGGTGGCGATCGACGGCAAGGTCGAGATTCGCCCGATGATGTACGTCGCGCTCAGCTACGACCACCGCATCATCGACGGACAGCAGGCCGTGCTGTTCCTCGTGCGCGTGAAGGAGCTGATGGAAGATCCCGCGGCGATGCTGATCGACGACTGA
- a CDS encoding mechanosensitive ion channel, with protein sequence MAFLDRLQDSLLRLWEYVPALFGAAVVMVAGFLVARFAQRTIHRLLRRVHLNEALQKGGVAPPLDPYGVPLTPSRVIGNVVFWFLIFTAMLIAADTLGIDYLGQAFAELVSYVPSVIAAVVIVILGLVLGDLVAALIAASAGALAGASTLARVGKGGVVLLAVFMSLQELGVATGIVTTAFAIIFGAIALALALSFGLGNRELAGEVTRRWYEDWRHERETLRKASEQAEGEHPSAEPR encoded by the coding sequence ATGGCGTTCCTCGATCGCCTGCAAGACAGCCTGCTGCGGCTCTGGGAGTATGTGCCGGCGCTCTTCGGCGCGGCGGTGGTGATGGTGGCCGGCTTCCTCGTGGCGCGCTTCGCGCAGCGGACGATCCATCGCCTGCTGCGCCGCGTGCACCTCAACGAGGCGCTGCAGAAGGGCGGCGTCGCGCCGCCGCTGGATCCCTACGGCGTGCCGCTCACGCCGTCGCGCGTGATCGGCAATGTGGTGTTCTGGTTCCTGATCTTCACGGCGATGCTGATTGCCGCGGACACGTTGGGCATCGACTACCTCGGCCAGGCCTTCGCCGAGCTGGTGAGCTACGTGCCGAGCGTGATCGCGGCGGTGGTGATCGTGATCCTTGGCTTGGTGCTCGGCGACCTCGTGGCGGCGCTGATCGCGGCGAGCGCGGGCGCGCTGGCCGGCGCGAGCACGCTGGCGCGCGTGGGCAAGGGCGGCGTGGTGCTGCTCGCGGTGTTCATGTCGCTGCAGGAGCTCGGCGTGGCGACGGGTATCGTGACGACGGCGTTCGCGATCATCTTCGGTGCGATCGCGCTGGCGTTGGCCTTGAGCTTCGGGCTCGGCAACCGCGAGCTCGCCGGTGAGGTGACGCGACGCTGGTACGAAGACTGGCGCCACGAGCGCGAGACGCTGCGCAAGGCGTCGGAACAGGCCGAGGGCGAGCATCCGAGCGCGGAGCCGCGCTAA
- a CDS encoding efflux RND transporter periplasmic adaptor subunit, with amino-acid sequence MRRPLAFLLAATTLAACDKIKSAVGGAATASADSTAAATDSGGTSGGSTVSLPVVVSDVEDGDLVLSINTTGQVRSETEGRIRTEVAGTVSRVLVRPGERVRRGQALIELDARPFEIDLAEAQVALKQAEQQYEDLYRPDSAATGVMPSQQRLDAFVIRSGLAAARVRLDRAKLARERSTIYAPFDGTIDRINTVIGDRVNAGQELGFLVDLNNLRVEAAVLEHDLPLIRVGGEAVISSAAMPGQAIAGRVAAVLPMVDSTTRAGRAFVRASGNSALRPGMYADVRLEAQRLTGRRLVPARAIIERDGRPLVFVVKDGRAQWTYVLPGRSNGQQTEILPDTTSGIIPVNPGDRVIIEGHLTLTHDAPVRAVAARERN; translated from the coding sequence ATGCGCCGTCCTCTCGCGTTCCTCCTCGCCGCCACGACGCTCGCGGCCTGTGACAAGATCAAGTCTGCCGTCGGTGGCGCCGCCACGGCGAGCGCCGATTCCACGGCGGCGGCCACGGACTCGGGCGGCACGTCCGGCGGCTCGACGGTGTCGTTGCCCGTCGTCGTGTCCGACGTCGAGGACGGCGACCTCGTGCTGTCGATCAACACCACGGGCCAGGTGCGCTCCGAGACCGAGGGCCGCATCCGTACGGAAGTCGCGGGCACGGTGAGCCGCGTGCTCGTGCGGCCCGGCGAGCGGGTGCGGCGCGGGCAGGCGCTGATCGAACTCGACGCGCGGCCTTTCGAGATCGACCTCGCCGAGGCCCAAGTGGCGTTGAAGCAGGCCGAGCAGCAATACGAAGACCTCTATCGCCCCGACTCGGCGGCGACCGGTGTCATGCCCTCGCAACAACGCCTCGATGCCTTCGTGATCCGTTCAGGCCTGGCCGCGGCGCGCGTGCGCCTCGATCGCGCCAAGCTGGCTCGCGAGCGCTCGACGATCTACGCGCCCTTCGACGGGACGATCGATCGCATCAACACCGTGATCGGCGATCGCGTGAACGCCGGGCAGGAGCTGGGATTCCTCGTGGACCTCAACAACCTGCGCGTCGAGGCGGCGGTGCTCGAGCACGACCTGCCGCTGATCCGCGTGGGTGGCGAAGCGGTGATCTCCAGCGCGGCGATGCCGGGGCAGGCGATCGCGGGCCGCGTCGCGGCCGTGCTGCCGATGGTGGACAGCACGACCCGTGCCGGTCGCGCCTTCGTGCGCGCCTCCGGCAACAGCGCCCTGCGCCCCGGCATGTACGCCGACGTGCGCCTCGAGGCGCAGCGGCTCACGGGCCGGCGCCTCGTCCCGGCACGCGCCATCATCGAGCGCGACGGCCGTCCGCTGGTCTTCGTCGTGAAGGACGGTCGCGCGCAGTGGACCTACGTGCTGCCGGGGCGGAGCAACGGTCAGCAGACGGAGATCCTGCCCGACACCACCAGTGGCATCATCCCGGTGAATCCGGGCGACCGCGTCATCATCGAAGGGCACCTCACGCTGACGCACGACGCGCCGGTGCGCGCCGTCGCGGCGCGCGAGCGCAACTAA
- the gyrA gene encoding DNA gyrase subunit A, with protein sequence MTAPNNRERILPRLIQDEVKESFINYSMSVIVSRALPDVRDGLKPVHRRVLYAMNELGLVPGRAYKKSATVVGDVLGKYHPHGDQSVYDALVRMVQDFSLRYPLVDGQGNFGSMDGDPAAAYRYTESRLTRIAVEMLTDIDKNTVDFAPNFDDRLEEPTVLPSAFPNLLVNGSAGIAVGMATNIPPHNLREVAAAVTAMIDNPDLSVEDIRKHIKGPDFPTAGFIYGRAGIKDYIETGRGKIIMRARAVIEEKESSNKSQIVVTELPYQVNRANLVTSIAELVRDKKIEGVSDLRDESDAQTRIVIELKRDAIPKVVLNQLYKHTSMQSTFGVIMLALVPDPVSKRLVPKVMPMRDVLQHYIAHRHEVIVRRTQFDLDKAKEREHILEGLKICVDNIDEVIKVIRAAEDTPQASEQLQRRFKLSERQAEAVLNMRLAKLTGLEIEKLEEELAEVRGQITELESLLASKEKRMGVMKAELKALVDTYGDERRTEIVSDEGEFSIEDLIANEEMVVTISHAGYIKRTNISTYRKQRRGGVGTKGTELRTDDFVEHLFVAQTHDYLLVFTHDGRCFWLKVHEIPEGARAAKGKPIVNLINVSPDTTVKAIVPVKEFTENEFLMFCTKDGTVKKTALSEYSNVRSTGIKGIKLEDGDELIDVQITSGTNDVVLVTRHGLSIRFHEQEARPMGRDTTGVRGIALGEGDRVVGMVVVKRDASLLVVTSLAMGKLTNVDEYRVQGRGGKGILTVKRTEKTGDVVGLLEVLPEDGLMLITRGGQSLRCAVNQIRETGRVAQGVKLKDLELGDVVAAIARVVSDDKDDGAEGGEDAGPGEQIELSAGE encoded by the coding sequence ATGACGGCCCCGAACAACCGTGAGCGCATCCTTCCCCGTTTGATCCAGGACGAGGTGAAGGAGTCGTTCATCAACTACTCGATGAGCGTCATCGTGAGCCGCGCGCTGCCCGACGTGCGCGACGGCTTGAAGCCCGTGCACCGGCGCGTGCTGTATGCGATGAACGAGCTCGGGTTGGTGCCGGGGCGGGCGTACAAGAAGTCGGCGACGGTGGTCGGCGACGTGCTCGGCAAGTACCACCCGCACGGCGACCAGTCGGTGTACGACGCGCTCGTGCGCATGGTGCAGGACTTCTCGCTGCGCTATCCGCTGGTGGACGGCCAGGGCAACTTCGGCTCGATGGACGGCGATCCGGCGGCGGCGTACCGCTACACGGAATCGCGCCTGACGCGCATCGCCGTCGAGATGCTCACCGACATCGACAAGAACACGGTCGATTTCGCGCCGAACTTCGACGACCGCCTGGAAGAGCCGACCGTCCTGCCGTCGGCGTTCCCGAACCTGCTCGTCAACGGCTCTGCCGGCATCGCCGTCGGCATGGCGACGAACATCCCGCCGCACAACCTGCGTGAAGTCGCCGCGGCCGTGACGGCGATGATCGACAATCCCGACCTCTCGGTCGAGGACATCCGCAAGCACATCAAGGGCCCGGACTTCCCGACGGCCGGCTTCATCTACGGCCGCGCGGGCATCAAGGACTACATCGAGACGGGACGCGGCAAGATCATCATGCGCGCCCGCGCGGTGATCGAGGAGAAGGAGTCCTCGAACAAGTCGCAAATCGTCGTCACGGAACTGCCGTACCAGGTGAATCGCGCGAACCTCGTGACGAGCATCGCCGAGCTGGTGCGCGACAAGAAGATCGAAGGCGTCTCGGACCTGCGCGACGAGTCGGATGCGCAGACGCGCATCGTGATCGAGCTCAAGCGCGACGCGATCCCGAAGGTGGTGCTGAACCAGCTGTACAAGCACACCTCGATGCAGAGCACCTTCGGCGTCATCATGCTGGCGCTGGTGCCGGACCCGGTGAGCAAGCGCCTGGTCCCGAAGGTGATGCCGATGCGCGACGTGCTGCAGCACTACATCGCGCACCGCCACGAAGTCATCGTCCGGCGCACGCAGTTCGACCTCGACAAGGCGAAGGAACGCGAGCACATCCTCGAAGGCCTCAAGATCTGCGTCGACAACATCGACGAAGTGATCAAGGTCATCCGGGCGGCCGAGGACACGCCGCAGGCCAGCGAGCAGCTGCAGCGGCGCTTCAAGCTCAGCGAGCGCCAGGCCGAGGCCGTGCTCAACATGCGCCTCGCCAAGCTCACCGGCCTCGAGATCGAGAAGCTGGAAGAGGAGCTGGCGGAGGTGCGCGGGCAGATCACGGAGCTGGAGTCGCTGCTCGCGAGCAAGGAGAAGCGCATGGGCGTGATGAAGGCCGAGCTCAAGGCCTTGGTCGACACCTACGGCGACGAGCGGCGCACGGAGATCGTCAGCGACGAGGGCGAGTTCTCGATCGAGGACCTCATCGCGAACGAGGAGATGGTGGTGACCATCTCGCACGCCGGCTACATCAAGCGCACGAACATCTCGACCTACCGCAAGCAGCGGCGCGGCGGCGTGGGCACCAAGGGCACCGAGCTGCGCACGGATGACTTCGTGGAGCACCTGTTCGTGGCGCAGACGCACGACTACCTGCTCGTGTTCACGCACGACGGGCGCTGCTTCTGGCTCAAGGTCCACGAGATCCCGGAAGGCGCGCGCGCCGCGAAGGGCAAGCCGATCGTGAACCTCATCAACGTGTCGCCCGATACGACGGTGAAGGCGATCGTGCCGGTGAAGGAGTTCACCGAGAACGAGTTCCTGATGTTCTGCACGAAGGACGGCACGGTGAAGAAGACCGCGCTCTCCGAGTACAGCAACGTCCGGTCGACGGGCATCAAGGGCATCAAGCTCGAGGACGGCGACGAGCTCATCGACGTGCAGATCACGTCGGGCACGAACGACGTGGTGCTGGTGACGCGCCATGGCCTGAGCATCCGCTTCCACGAGCAGGAAGCGCGGCCGATGGGCCGCGACACCACCGGCGTGCGCGGCATCGCGCTCGGCGAAGGTGACCGCGTGGTCGGCATGGTGGTCGTGAAGCGCGACGCCTCGCTGCTGGTGGTGACCTCGCTGGCCATGGGCAAGCTCACCAACGTCGACGAGTACCGCGTGCAGGGCCGCGGCGGCAAGGGCATCCTGACGGTGAAGCGCACCGAGAAGACGGGCGACGTCGTCGGCCTACTCGAGGTGCTGCCGGAGGACGGGCTGATGCTGATCACGCGCGGCGGACAGTCGCTGCGCTGCGCGGTGAACCAGATCCGCGAGACGGGCCGCGTGGCGCAGGGTGTGAAGCTCAAGGACCTCGAGCTCGGCGACGTGGTCGCGGCGATCGCGCGCGTGGTCTCCGACGACAAGGACGACGGCGCCGAGGGCGGGGAAGACGCCGGGCCGGGCGAGCAGATCGAGCTCTCGGCGGGCGAGTAA
- a CDS encoding zinc-binding dehydrogenase: protein MRALTIDAHGGTEQVRYREDVATPTPEPGEVLVRMRAVALNRLDLWTVGGLPGVTITPPWVLGADGVGVIQGIAGEAPGLRLGDRVVINPGISCRRCEWCLKGEHPLCVTFGLLGEHHPGSFAEYVVVPASNVMKVAHNVPDDIAAAFTLATLTAWRMCVSRAQVQAGEDVLIWGIGGGVAQAALRICKQRGARVWVTSSDPAKLEQARAMGADECLNHATEDVGRVIRERTNKRGVDVVIDSVGEKTWNASLQALTRGGRLVTCGGTSGPKLEMDVRRLFWYQWSLMGSTMGNDAEFAAVTAELNAGRLWPTVDAVYPLAEGRAAFERMARGEQFGKLVLRVSDG from the coding sequence GTGCGAGCACTGACAATCGACGCCCATGGCGGGACGGAGCAGGTCCGCTATCGCGAGGACGTGGCGACGCCCACGCCCGAGCCGGGCGAGGTGCTCGTCCGGATGCGAGCGGTGGCGCTCAATCGGCTCGACCTCTGGACCGTCGGGGGGCTGCCGGGCGTCACGATCACGCCGCCCTGGGTGTTGGGCGCCGATGGCGTCGGTGTCATTCAAGGCATCGCCGGCGAGGCGCCCGGACTCCGGCTCGGCGACCGTGTGGTCATCAACCCCGGCATCTCCTGCCGCCGCTGCGAATGGTGCCTGAAGGGCGAGCATCCGCTGTGCGTGACGTTCGGGCTCTTGGGCGAGCATCATCCGGGCAGCTTCGCCGAGTACGTGGTGGTGCCGGCCTCGAATGTGATGAAGGTGGCGCATAACGTCCCCGACGACATCGCCGCCGCGTTCACACTGGCGACGCTCACGGCTTGGCGCATGTGCGTGAGCCGGGCGCAGGTGCAGGCCGGCGAGGACGTGCTGATCTGGGGCATCGGTGGCGGCGTGGCGCAGGCGGCGCTGCGCATCTGCAAGCAGCGCGGTGCGCGGGTGTGGGTCACGTCGTCGGATCCGGCCAAGCTCGAGCAGGCGCGCGCGATGGGCGCCGACGAGTGCCTGAATCACGCCACCGAGGATGTCGGGCGTGTCATCCGCGAGCGGACGAACAAGCGCGGCGTGGACGTCGTCATCGATAGCGTCGGCGAGAAGACGTGGAATGCGTCGCTGCAGGCGTTGACGCGCGGCGGCCGCCTCGTCACCTGTGGCGGGACGTCGGGCCCGAAGCTCGAGATGGATGTGCGCCGGCTGTTCTGGTACCAGTGGTCGCTGATGGGCTCGACGATGGGCAACGATGCGGAGTTCGCGGCGGTCACCGCGGAACTCAACGCGGGCCGCCTGTGGCCGACGGTGGATGCGGTGTATCCGCTGGCCGAGGGGCGCGCGGCGTTCGAGCGGATGGCGCGCGGGGAGCAGTTCGGAAAACTGGTGCTGCGGGTGAGCGATGGCTGA
- a CDS encoding efflux RND transporter permease subunit, with the protein MSLSAFAVRRPVTTVAATLAIVLLGSVSLTRLPVTLLPDVTLPVLTVRTTYTGAAAEEVSRFVAEPIEAAVAATPGLVELRSVSRNGEAVTTMRFQWGTDMPTTILTVRERLDQARSRLPEGAARPTLLTSDPGERPIAVIGLTGLNDLRLLGRTANDVHARRLEQIGGVASVAVVGAPEDEIRIEVDPEKMRALGISTNDVATAVQSANANGAGGTIRRGQFRFSVRALTEFRQLAEIAETPVGPASANLRLRDIATVTSTLAEPRTLTRLDGGAAVGLVVYKDAGSNTVKVTDDMRGVIEQLQTEFPDIRMHVVAAQADFVVDALSNLGQEIVIGGVLSLLMILVFLRHWKSSIAIAVVLPLSVMMALVFLQLFDVTVNVLSLGGLALGVGLLVDNAIVVADATSRKMAETDLPLDEAAIAATDEVSGPLFAGTLTTLLVFGPIIFVKGLAAALFRDLSLAVVLSVGGSLILALTLMPVMIVGRRRFAARARVRADRVPGPMEAKLMAFGERCADVYEHGMEWSLRNPLAMLGLGLAIVGVMVVSFWKLPKEILPQVDEGIVVAALQLPEGTAIDETTRQAARIEAAAKRLGSSGVYSRVGIATDEEVLSGAEPGTSATAQLLVPIPDGADAAQFAQQLRDAVPDLAQGGLLALDLAGQSEFGSLIGREGRLVRVEVSARTLAESQAWADSVRRRLAALPTLSDVRDAYSTTQPQIEVQLERQRLAERGIAVQTVQRALQGGLGGVDASELRETDRRTPIRVRFAGNANEDLQVALATPVNGIPLSQLVTWREVRAPIEVVRVNQRPVSIVEGLIEAGGTAKASEDVQAQLAQLTPPAGLTWAVTGADVEQRRTTEQLALVAILSVALVFLVLAGEFASFTIPLVVMITVPLAAAGGFVLLWMTGQSINAVSLIGIVVMIGMADNEAVVKLDAIRRFREEGHSIHDAVLLGGRQRLRAITMTSLTTIFGVLPLVFGWGSGGALYQPLASAVIGGAISAQVVTFFLLPVAYAQLEGWQERRAQRAAVDALVVEGTQA; encoded by the coding sequence ATGTCGCTCTCCGCATTCGCCGTCCGTCGTCCGGTGACGACGGTGGCCGCGACCTTGGCCATCGTCCTCCTCGGCAGCGTCTCGCTGACGCGCCTGCCAGTCACGCTGCTGCCCGACGTCACGCTGCCGGTGCTCACGGTGCGCACCACGTACACGGGCGCAGCGGCCGAGGAAGTCTCGCGCTTCGTGGCCGAGCCGATCGAAGCGGCGGTGGCTGCCACACCGGGCTTGGTGGAGCTGCGCTCAGTGAGTCGCAACGGCGAGGCCGTGACGACGATGCGCTTTCAGTGGGGCACGGACATGCCCACGACGATCCTCACGGTGCGCGAGCGGCTCGACCAGGCCCGGTCGCGGTTGCCGGAGGGCGCCGCGCGGCCGACGCTGCTCACCAGCGATCCGGGTGAACGTCCCATCGCGGTGATCGGCCTGACGGGCCTCAACGACCTGCGCCTGCTCGGCCGCACGGCCAATGACGTGCACGCGCGGCGCCTCGAGCAGATCGGCGGCGTGGCCAGCGTGGCTGTGGTCGGCGCGCCGGAGGACGAGATCCGCATCGAGGTCGACCCGGAGAAGATGCGCGCGCTGGGCATCTCGACGAACGACGTCGCGACGGCGGTGCAGAGCGCAAACGCCAACGGCGCGGGCGGCACGATCCGCCGCGGGCAGTTCCGGTTCTCGGTGCGCGCCCTCACGGAGTTCCGCCAGCTCGCCGAGATCGCCGAGACGCCGGTGGGGCCGGCGAGCGCGAACCTGCGCCTGCGCGACATCGCGACGGTGACGAGCACGCTGGCCGAGCCACGCACGCTGACGCGGCTGGATGGCGGTGCGGCGGTGGGCCTCGTGGTCTACAAGGACGCTGGTTCGAATACGGTGAAGGTCACCGACGACATGCGCGGCGTGATCGAGCAGCTGCAGACGGAGTTCCCCGACATCCGCATGCACGTCGTGGCCGCGCAGGCCGATTTCGTGGTCGACGCGCTCTCGAACCTCGGCCAGGAGATCGTCATCGGCGGCGTGCTCTCGCTGCTCATGATCCTCGTGTTCCTGCGGCACTGGAAGTCGAGCATCGCAATCGCCGTCGTGCTGCCGCTCTCGGTGATGATGGCGTTGGTGTTCCTGCAGCTCTTCGACGTGACGGTGAACGTGCTGTCGCTGGGCGGACTCGCGCTGGGCGTGGGCCTGCTGGTGGACAACGCGATCGTCGTGGCGGACGCGACGAGCCGGAAGATGGCGGAGACGGACCTGCCGCTTGACGAAGCGGCCATCGCCGCGACGGACGAGGTGTCGGGTCCGCTGTTCGCCGGTACGTTGACGACGCTGCTGGTCTTCGGGCCGATCATCTTCGTGAAGGGCTTGGCGGCGGCGCTGTTCCGCGACCTCTCGTTGGCGGTGGTGCTCTCGGTCGGCGGGTCGCTGATCCTCGCGCTCACGCTCATGCCCGTGATGATCGTCGGGCGCCGGCGATTCGCGGCACGCGCGCGCGTGCGGGCCGATCGCGTGCCGGGGCCGATGGAGGCGAAACTGATGGCCTTCGGCGAGCGCTGTGCGGACGTCTATGAACACGGCATGGAGTGGTCGCTGCGGAATCCGCTGGCGATGCTCGGCCTTGGCCTCGCGATCGTCGGTGTGATGGTCGTCTCGTTCTGGAAGCTGCCCAAGGAGATCCTGCCGCAGGTCGACGAAGGCATCGTCGTCGCGGCGCTGCAGCTGCCGGAGGGCACGGCCATCGACGAGACGACGCGCCAAGCGGCGCGCATCGAGGCGGCCGCGAAGCGGCTGGGATCGAGCGGCGTGTACTCGCGCGTTGGCATCGCGACGGACGAAGAGGTGCTCTCGGGCGCCGAGCCCGGCACGTCGGCGACGGCGCAGCTGTTGGTGCCGATCCCCGACGGCGCCGACGCCGCGCAGTTCGCGCAGCAACTGCGTGACGCCGTGCCGGACCTCGCGCAGGGCGGCCTGCTCGCGTTGGACCTCGCGGGCCAGAGCGAATTCGGGTCGCTGATTGGCCGTGAGGGGCGCTTGGTGCGCGTGGAAGTGAGCGCACGCACCTTGGCCGAGTCCCAAGCGTGGGCGGATTCGGTGCGGCGGCGCCTGGCCGCGTTGCCGACGCTCAGCGACGTGCGGGATGCGTACAGCACGACGCAGCCGCAGATCGAGGTGCAGTTGGAGCGACAGCGTTTGGCCGAGCGCGGCATTGCGGTGCAGACGGTGCAGCGGGCGCTGCAAGGCGGATTGGGTGGCGTGGATGCGAGCGAGCTGCGCGAGACGGACCGTCGCACGCCGATCCGCGTGCGCTTCGCGGGGAACGCCAACGAGGACCTGCAGGTGGCGCTCGCGACGCCGGTGAACGGCATTCCGCTCAGCCAGCTGGTGACGTGGCGCGAAGTGCGCGCGCCGATCGAGGTGGTGCGCGTGAACCAGCGGCCGGTGAGCATCGTCGAGGGCCTCATCGAGGCAGGGGGCACCGCGAAGGCCAGCGAGGACGTGCAGGCCCAGCTCGCGCAGCTCACGCCGCCGGCAGGGCTCACGTGGGCCGTCACAGGTGCGGACGTGGAACAGCGCCGCACCACCGAGCAGCTCGCGTTGGTGGCGATCCTCTCGGTGGCGCTGGTGTTCCTCGTGCTCGCCGGCGAGTTCGCGTCGTTCACGATTCCGCTGGTCGTGATGATCACCGTGCCGCTGGCGGCCGCGGGCGGCTTCGTGCTGCTCTGGATGACGGGCCAGAGCATCAATGCCGTGTCCCTGATCGGCATCGTGGTGATGATCGGCATGGCCGACAACGAAGCCGTCGTGAAGCTCGATGCGATCCGACGCTTCCGCGAAGAGGGACATTCGATCCACGACGCCGTGCTGCTCGGCGGGCGCCAGCGCCTGCGCGCCATCACGATGACCTCGCTCACGACCATCTTCGGCGTGCTGCCGCTGGTGTTCGGCTGGGGCTCGGGCGGTGCGCTGTACCAGCCGCTGGCGTCGGCGGTGATCGGCGGCGCGATCAGCGCGCAGGTCGTGACGTTCTTCCTGCTGCCGGTGGCGTACGCGCAGCTTGAGGGCTGGCAGGAGCGGCGGGCGCAGCGCGCGGCGGTGGACGCGCTGGTGGTTGAGGGCACGCAGGCGTGA